From the genome of Clavibacter nebraskensis NCPPB 2581:
ACGCGCTTCGCGGTCGGCGACCGGGTGGTCGCGTACGCGGTCGGCATGGAGAAGGGGCGGCGGCACGCGGCCGAGGGCGGGTTCCAGACGCGCGTCATCGTGCGCACCGACCTCGCCGCGCCGATCCCCGCGGCCATGCGCTTCGAGGACGCCGCCGTCCTCCCGCTCGGCATCTCCACCGCCGCATCTGGACTGTTCGGCGCCGGCCAGCTCGGCCTGCGCACGCCCGACGCCGCCACGCCACCGACGGGGGAGACCGTCGTGGTCTGGGGCGGATCCACGAGCGTCGGCCTGAACGCGATCCAGCTCGCGGTCGCCGCCGGGTACGACGTGGTCACGACCGCGTCGCCGCGTAACCACGAGCTCGTGACCGGCCTCGGCGCGAGCCGCGCCTTCGACTACCGCAGCCCGACGGCGGTGCGGGACATCGTGGCGCACATCGCGGCGAGCGGTCGGCGGGTGGCGGGCGTGCTCGCGATCGGCACCGGATCCGGCGACCCGGCCGTCCGGATCGCCGCCGCCACGGGCGCGACGCGCGTCATCATGGCGAGCCCGCCGGTGTCGTTCGACACCCTGCCGCGCGGAGGTCGCATCGGGCTCCCGCTCGTGCGCCTCGGGATCCGCATGGGCACGGCCACCCCGGCCCTGATGGTCCGCGCGCGCCTCCATGGCATCCGCGCGAGCTTCATCTGGGGCAGCGCGCTCATGCACGACGGCGTCGGCGCGATGCTCTGGGAGCAGTTCCTGCCCGAAGCGCTCGCCGAGGGCCGCTACGTCGCGGCGCCCCCCGCCGAGGTGGTCGGCACGGGGCTCGAGGCGATCCAGCCGGCGATGGACCGCCTGCGCGAGGGCGTCTCGGCGCGGAAGCTCGTGGTCGCGCTCTAGCGACCGCGATCCGTCGGGCGTCCGGGATCGCGGCGGCGCATGCGCGTTGCACCCGGGGTGCGGGGTGCGTCTCGGGCGGGGGTGGAGAAGGCGAGCTTGAGTCGCTCGGCGACGGACGGGTCCACTCCGGCACGGCGCGCGTAGGCGTCGTCGCGTTGGATCAGTGCTGCCGCTGCCAACGCTCGTCGGCGCTCGGTGGTGGTGATGCCCTCGCCCACCCTGTCCCGTCGTGTGACTAGCGCTCCGAGGGGGGCGATGTCGATGAGGTGGCGCGTACTGTCGTCGCCCGCGATCTCGAGTGCGGCGGCCTTCGAGAGGATCGCACCCTGCAGCGTCGGGCGGCGGATCGTCCCGACACGTCCCTCGACTCGGAATCGGACGTCGGCCGACCGATCGAGCGCGCCCTGCGTCCCGGGTGCGGCGACCGTGGTCCCACCACCGGCGCCGCGACGGCTGTCGGCGCGCTCGCCGAGGAACCGCGGGATCAGCACATCGATGCGCGCCTCCCCACGGGTCCATCGATGCTGGTGTCCTTCGAAGCTCGTGCCGTCCGGCTCGAAGCCCATGTCGCGCGGCGCCGAGGTGAAGGTCATGAGCATCCGCGGATGCGCGCGGATGTCGAGGGCGGTGTCCGCGTCCACCGTCGGGCGGTTGGCCGGGGCGCCACGTTCCCAGCACAGCGCCTGGATCATCTGGCCGCCGACGAGCGCCCACCCGGTTGGGATCTGCTCATGGACCTCGAAGAGCGCATGCCATGCCTCTGCCTGGGGGCGCCGGAGAGGGGGTGCCTCGACGATCATGCGACCTCCCCGAGGAGATGCGCGGCCGCCGCGCGTTCGCGCGGCCCCCGGTGCTGGGCCAGATCAGCGATCAGCTCTCCGAGCGGCAGTGGCTGCTGGACGGGACGCTCCTGCACGTGCAGGAGGACGTTCGGACGATCGCCCGAGACGAGCAGGTACTCGTGGATGATCGGGTCGAGATCGTCGACGTGCATGTGCGCCTCGAGCTCCCGCGCGTCCGACATGCCCGTTCGGGGGTCGCTGATCCCCCCGGCCACGAGTCGAGGATCCGCACGCAGGTCCTCCAGGTCCTCGTCCGCCACGAGGAAGGACCGGGCCGCGGGCCGAGCGCTGCGCATCCAGGCTGCCAGCACCTCCGCTGCGTTCGGGGCATCCCGGAGCCTCGTGAGACGCCCGATCACGCGGCTCGCCTCGCTGGCGGACAGTCCGGCGCGCCATGCGTCGTCCCCGGAGAGGCGCGCGAGCAGCGCGCGCACCGAGCGCGACGACAGCGGCCGCCCGACCTCATCGTGGCGAGCCTCGGCGGCGTCGATGACCCACCTGCCCGCGATCTTGCGCGCAGGCAGCACGCCGGCCGCGGCCGCCGCCTGGACCCTCCGAGCGGAGATGCTCTGCTCCTTCGCGTATTCGGCCGCGCTGATCTCCGCCATGTCTCCCCCCTATGTGACCAGAATCATACGGTGAGGCGAATGATTCTGGTAGGCCCCGGGTCCGGCGAAGCTCGTGGTCGTCCTGGGCGACCGGGCGTGACCTCCTCGGCTAGCGTGGGGAGCACCGACCCCCGAGGAGCACCCGCATGAGCCGCATCACCGTCGACCAACTCGTCGCCTTGGACTCGCCCGTCCTCATCGACGTGCGCGAGCCCGACGAGTACGCCGCGGGCCACGCGCCCGGCGCCGTCAACCTGCCCCTGTCGCAGCTCGACTCGCGCGTCGACGAGGTGCCGACCGACGCGCCCGTGCACGTGATCTGCCAGTCCGGCGGGCGCAGCGCGCGGGCGACCGAGGCGCTCGTCGGCCGCGGCATCGACGCGGTCGACGTCGAGGGCGGTACGAGCGCGTGGATCTCGGCGGGCCACCCCGTCGACCGTGACTGAGCGAGCCGCGTCGTCGTCGGCGCTCCGTAGCATCGGGGCATGCCCGCCGCCGCGCACGAGCTCCTGACCGTCCCCGACCGGGCCGCATGGCGCGCCTGGCTCGATCGGCACGAGGAGGCGTCCGACGGCGTGTGGCTGGTGCTCGCGAAGAAGGGCACGACGGATCCGACCTCGCCCACCTACGCCGAGGCGCTCGACGAGGCGCTGTGCAGCGGGTGGATCGACGGGCAGACCGCGAGCATCGACGAGCGGATCTTCCGGCGTCGCATCACGCCCCGGCGGAAGGCGTCGCTGTGGTCGGAGCGGAACATCGGGCTCGTCGCGACGCTCACCGCGGAGGGTCGGATGCGTCCGGCCGGGATCCGCGATGTCGAGCGCGCGCAGGCCGACGGTCGATGGGAGCGCGCCTACGCGGGCCAGGCGTCGGCGTCCGAGCCGGAGGACCTGCGGGCCGCGCTCGCCGCGCTCGCCGCGTCGCCCGCCGCCGCCGCGACCTTCGCGACGCTGTCGAAGGTCAACCGCTACGCCGTGATCCACCGGGTGACGACGGCCCCGAACGCGACCGTCCGCGGGAACCGGCTCGCGAAGTTCGTCGCGATGCTCGAGCGCGGGGAGTCGCCGCACCCGCAGTGAGCGCGGCGGCGGATCAGCGACGGCGTCAGTGCCCGAGCTCGATGAGCAGCACGCCGCCGATGATGAGGGCGA
Proteins encoded in this window:
- a CDS encoding YdeI/OmpD-associated family protein, with the translated sequence MPAAAHELLTVPDRAAWRAWLDRHEEASDGVWLVLAKKGTTDPTSPTYAEALDEALCSGWIDGQTASIDERIFRRRITPRRKASLWSERNIGLVATLTAEGRMRPAGIRDVERAQADGRWERAYAGQASASEPEDLRAALAALAASPAAAATFATLSKVNRYAVIHRVTTAPNATVRGNRLAKFVAMLERGESPHPQ
- a CDS encoding zinc-binding alcohol dehydrogenase family protein, with protein sequence MPTESAAWLASFAADLTVGPAPRTAPRAGEVAIRVRAVAINPLDTMKQHMGDLMYRWLPHPAVLGEDVAGEVEEVGPGVTRFAVGDRVVAYAVGMEKGRRHAAEGGFQTRVIVRTDLAAPIPAAMRFEDAAVLPLGISTAASGLFGAGQLGLRTPDAATPPTGETVVVWGGSTSVGLNAIQLAVAAGYDVVTTASPRNHELVTGLGASRAFDYRSPTAVRDIVAHIAASGRRVAGVLAIGTGSGDPAVRIAAATGATRVIMASPPVSFDTLPRGGRIGLPLVRLGIRMGTATPALMVRARLHGIRASFIWGSALMHDGVGAMLWEQFLPEALAEGRYVAAPPAEVVGTGLEAIQPAMDRLREGVSARKLVVAL
- a CDS encoding rhodanese-like domain-containing protein, with amino-acid sequence MSRITVDQLVALDSPVLIDVREPDEYAAGHAPGAVNLPLSQLDSRVDEVPTDAPVHVICQSGGRSARATEALVGRGIDAVDVEGGTSAWISAGHPVDRD